One part of the Halobacteria archaeon AArc-dxtr1 genome encodes these proteins:
- a CDS encoding iron ABC transporter permease yields MKSLSTAFDPSTVRDRLSEMDRSRVALGTASAIVAVLVVTPMLWLFLRASEVEPARAYDLIVSSRTAWITVNSITLMGLVTLFSIGLGVPLAVLTTRTDLPYPRFWTVVAALPLVIPSYIGAIAFVGMFGSGGEIDSVLGTTIPRVDGLSGAVFIITLYTYPYVFLTTRAALLSMDSSLVDAARTLKAGPLEAFRRVTFPQIRPGIAAGALLAGLYAISDFGTPAFMNANVFTSRIYWEATEFGREYAALLALQLIAIVAIVLVIEAGIGRDEDATSGASGTTVRLGAWKWPAMGFVSLLGTLTLVVPVAIFTSWLFRSEGDRIPAYEFQWEFAYNSVHLALLAALVACIFALPVAYYSGRANTLVSRILERATYVGFAVPGVVIGLALVFLGNRALPGLYRQGIWLLVFAYVVRFLPQVVGTVRSSVLQVDEKTIEAARTLNANRFEAFRRITLPLIMPGIIAGGVLVFLTTMKELPVTLMLRPVGMETLVSITWNAVDALAYRYAALPSLLLVLISGLSMLILLRQEDGRLG; encoded by the coding sequence ATGAAATCACTCTCGACCGCGTTCGATCCCAGCACGGTTCGCGACCGACTCTCAGAGATGGATCGGTCGCGAGTCGCCCTGGGGACGGCAAGCGCAATCGTCGCCGTGCTCGTCGTTACGCCGATGCTGTGGCTGTTCCTGCGGGCATCGGAAGTAGAGCCTGCACGTGCCTACGACCTTATCGTCTCCTCGCGAACGGCCTGGATCACGGTAAACAGCATCACGCTGATGGGGCTCGTGACGCTGTTCTCGATCGGACTCGGCGTCCCGCTGGCCGTCCTGACAACCCGAACCGATCTTCCCTACCCCCGCTTTTGGACCGTCGTAGCCGCCCTCCCGCTCGTGATTCCGAGCTATATCGGGGCAATCGCGTTCGTCGGGATGTTCGGTTCGGGCGGCGAGATCGACTCGGTACTGGGGACGACGATCCCACGCGTCGACGGACTCTCCGGCGCGGTGTTCATCATCACGCTCTATACGTATCCGTACGTGTTCCTGACGACCCGGGCTGCGTTGCTCTCGATGGATAGCTCACTCGTCGACGCCGCCCGAACGCTCAAAGCGGGCCCGCTCGAAGCGTTCCGGCGCGTAACGTTCCCCCAGATACGGCCAGGGATCGCCGCCGGAGCGTTGCTCGCCGGACTGTACGCCATCTCCGACTTCGGGACGCCCGCGTTCATGAACGCGAACGTGTTCACGAGCCGGATCTACTGGGAGGCGACCGAGTTCGGTCGGGAGTACGCCGCCTTGCTCGCCTTGCAGTTGATCGCGATCGTCGCCATCGTGCTCGTCATCGAGGCGGGGATCGGCCGCGACGAGGATGCGACGAGCGGTGCAAGCGGGACGACGGTCCGCCTGGGCGCCTGGAAGTGGCCCGCGATGGGGTTCGTCTCACTGCTGGGAACGTTGACGCTCGTCGTCCCGGTCGCTATCTTCACGAGTTGGCTGTTCCGCAGTGAAGGGGACCGAATCCCGGCCTACGAGTTCCAGTGGGAGTTCGCGTACAACTCGGTCCATCTCGCGTTGCTGGCCGCACTCGTCGCCTGCATCTTCGCGTTGCCGGTCGCCTACTACTCCGGGCGGGCGAACACCCTCGTCTCCCGGATTCTAGAGCGGGCGACCTACGTCGGGTTCGCCGTTCCCGGCGTCGTTATCGGCCTCGCACTCGTTTTCCTGGGCAACAGAGCCCTTCCAGGGCTGTACCGGCAGGGAATCTGGCTACTCGTGTTCGCGTACGTCGTCCGATTCCTCCCCCAGGTGGTCGGCACCGTTCGCTCGTCAGTGTTGCAGGTCGACGAAAAGACGATCGAGGCAGCGCGCACGCTCAATGCGAACCGATTCGAAGCGTTTCGACGCATAACACTGCCGCTTATCATGCCCGGCATCATCGCGGGCGGCGTCCTCGTCTTCCTGACGACGATGAAAGAGCTTCCCGTGACCCTGATGCTCAGACCGGTCGGTATGGAGACGCTCGTCAGCATCACGTGGAACGCCGTCGACGCGCTTGCCTATCGGTACGCTGCGCTCCCATCGCTGCTGCTCGTACTCATCTCGGGACTGTCGATGCTCATCTTGTTGCGCCAGGAGGACGGCAGACTCGGCTGA
- a CDS encoding TATA-box-binding protein, which yields MTDPKDTINIENVVASTGIGQELDLQSVAMDLEGADYDPEQFPGLVYRTQTPKSAALIFRSGKIVCTGAKSTDDVHESLRIVFDKLRELQIQVNEDPEIVVQNIVTSADLGRNLNLNAIAIGLGLENIEYEPEQFPGLVYRLDEPEVVALLFGSGKLVITGGKKPVDAEHAVDKIVSRLEDLGLLE from the coding sequence ATGACGGACCCGAAGGACACCATCAACATCGAAAACGTGGTGGCGTCGACCGGCATCGGACAGGAACTCGATCTCCAGAGCGTTGCAATGGACCTAGAAGGGGCCGACTACGACCCCGAGCAGTTCCCCGGTCTCGTCTACCGCACCCAGACACCGAAGTCTGCGGCACTGATCTTCCGCTCGGGGAAGATCGTCTGTACCGGCGCAAAGAGTACCGACGACGTCCACGAGAGCCTGCGTATCGTCTTCGACAAGCTCCGTGAACTCCAGATACAGGTCAACGAGGATCCAGAGATCGTCGTCCAGAACATCGTCACCTCGGCCGACCTCGGACGCAATCTTAACCTGAACGCGATCGCAATCGGCCTCGGCTTAGAGAACATCGAGTACGAGCCCGAGCAGTTCCCGGGTCTCGTCTACCGCCTCGACGAGCCCGAGGTCGTCGCCCTGCTGTTCGGCTCGGGCAAGCTCGTCATCACCGGCGGCAAGAAGCCGGTGGATGCCGAGCACGCCGTCGACAAAATCGTCTCCCGACTCGAAGACCTCGGCTTGCTCGAGTAA
- a CDS encoding DUF2073 domain-containing protein: MPKATNADDEAGDGVQIDLISGERMDGLTSMEKIRMILDGVREGNIVILEQGLTPDEESKLIEVTMTEISPDEFNGIEIETYPRSSASGSSFFGRLIGTDESTNKLTVIGPANQIETLHKDETLISALVSRN; this comes from the coding sequence ATGCCGAAAGCTACGAACGCCGACGACGAGGCCGGAGACGGCGTCCAGATCGACCTGATAAGCGGCGAACGCATGGACGGGCTGACGAGCATGGAGAAGATCCGGATGATCTTAGACGGTGTTCGCGAGGGCAACATCGTCATCTTAGAACAGGGACTGACACCTGACGAGGAGAGCAAGCTGATCGAGGTGACGATGACCGAGATCAGCCCGGACGAGTTCAACGGGATCGAGATCGAGACCTATCCACGCTCCAGCGCGTCGGGATCGTCGTTTTTCGGCCGTCTCATCGGAACCGACGAGTCGACGAACAAGCTGACGGTGATCGGCCCGGCGAACCAGATCGAGACCCTGCATAAGGACGAAACGCTCATCAGCGCCCTCGTCTCCCGGAACTGA
- a CDS encoding GTP-binding protein gives MGLLTGLKDSISRVTDGLFSEQEPKRIGIYGPPNAGKTTLANRIARDWTGDAIGTESHIAHETRRARRKEDVEIERNGKSVTIDIVDTPGVTTKVDYEEFTDEMDEDDAIRRSREATEGVAEAMHWLREDVDGVIYVLDSAEDPITQVNTMLIGIIESRELPVLIFANKIDLPESSVKRIEDAFPQHKTIPLSAKEGENMDEVYENIAEYFG, from the coding sequence ATGGGATTGTTAACAGGACTCAAAGATAGCATCTCTCGTGTGACCGACGGCCTGTTCTCCGAACAGGAACCGAAACGGATCGGAATCTACGGCCCGCCGAACGCCGGCAAAACGACCCTCGCAAATCGTATCGCCCGCGACTGGACCGGCGACGCGATCGGTACCGAGAGCCACATCGCTCACGAAACGCGCCGCGCCCGCCGCAAGGAGGACGTCGAGATCGAACGCAACGGCAAGTCGGTGACGATCGACATCGTCGACACGCCCGGTGTGACGACGAAAGTCGACTACGAGGAGTTCACCGACGAGATGGACGAAGACGACGCGATCCGACGCTCGCGCGAGGCGACCGAGGGGGTCGCCGAGGCGATGCACTGGCTGCGCGAGGACGTCGACGGCGTCATCTACGTCTTAGACAGCGCCGAGGATCCGATCACGCAGGTCAACACGATGCTGATCGGGATCATCGAATCCCGGGAGCTTCCCGTGCTCATCTTCGCGAACAAGATCGACCTCCCCGAGTCGAGCGTCAAGCGGATCGAGGACGCCTTCCCACAGCACAAGACGATTCCGCTCTCGGCCAAAGAGGGAGAGAACATGGACGAAGTCTACGAGAATATCGCGGAGTACTTCGGGTGA
- a CDS encoding zinc-binding dehydrogenase, giving the protein MRAVRLREHGGPEVLQVEDVNRPEPDADELLVEVAAAGVNPVDTYFCDGSYEPVALPFTPGVDFAGTVTAVGTAVSEFAVGDRVYGTGIGNGTHQGAYAEYATVPTDRVVHLPDGVDAADAGAAGVVGVTAWRALVDLADLDPAEYCLVHGGSGGVGHVAVQLAAAVGARPIATAAPEYHDVLRELGAETVLDYSRDDLVQPVLEASDGGVDVVLDHRLDEYLQFDADVAATGCRVVGIGENSPDPAFSNDGVARSNDVSYHFMSMFNTPDLRVPLRGIAHLLETGAIEIRTARSDDLDAADAAQSAVLSESLFGKVVLEP; this is encoded by the coding sequence ATGCGAGCCGTACGCTTGCGCGAACACGGCGGACCCGAGGTACTGCAGGTCGAGGACGTCAACCGCCCCGAACCCGACGCGGACGAACTCCTTGTCGAGGTGGCCGCTGCGGGCGTTAACCCCGTCGACACCTACTTCTGTGATGGCTCCTACGAGCCCGTGGCGCTCCCCTTTACGCCCGGCGTCGATTTCGCAGGCACCGTCACAGCTGTCGGCACGGCCGTCTCCGAGTTCGCGGTCGGCGACCGCGTCTACGGCACCGGGATCGGCAACGGTACTCACCAGGGAGCGTACGCGGAGTACGCGACGGTTCCAACCGATCGCGTCGTCCACCTCCCCGACGGCGTCGATGCGGCCGATGCCGGTGCTGCGGGCGTCGTCGGCGTCACGGCCTGGCGGGCGCTGGTCGATCTGGCCGACCTCGATCCCGCCGAGTACTGTCTCGTCCACGGCGGCTCCGGCGGCGTCGGCCACGTCGCCGTCCAGCTCGCCGCTGCAGTTGGCGCCCGTCCGATCGCCACCGCAGCACCCGAGTATCACGACGTTCTCCGCGAACTCGGCGCAGAGACCGTCCTGGACTACAGCCGTGACGACCTCGTCCAACCGGTGCTCGAGGCCTCCGACGGCGGTGTCGACGTCGTCCTCGACCACCGGTTGGACGAGTATCTCCAGTTCGACGCCGACGTGGCCGCGACGGGCTGTCGGGTCGTCGGAATCGGCGAGAACAGTCCGGATCCGGCCTTTTCGAACGACGGCGTCGCGAGGTCCAACGACGTCAGCTACCACTTCATGAGCATGTTCAACACGCCGGACTTGCGGGTGCCGCTGCGTGGAATCGCACACTTGCTCGAGACGGGCGCCATCGAGATACGGACCGCGCGCAGCGACGATCTCGACGCGGCCGACGCAGCCCAAAGTGCGGTCCTCAGTGAGAGTCTCTTCGGAAAAGTCGTCCTCGAGCCGTAA
- a CDS encoding DUF1684 domain-containing protein — MSNSEEIDAWRRELDEKRAEKDEFFATHPQSPIPSEERDAFDGLSYFDPDPAYRVEASVTAHDEPEPVYMETTTDGEMRYLRVATLEFDLERDDPDLTDGTYELAAYQLEREATEPLFVPFRDKTTGQQSYEGGRYMELQSDRVLDEGDELTLDFNLAYTPFCAYSETFDCPLPPEENWLEVAIPAGERHE, encoded by the coding sequence ATGAGCAATTCGGAGGAGATCGACGCGTGGCGCCGAGAACTCGACGAAAAGCGCGCGGAGAAAGACGAGTTCTTCGCGACTCACCCCCAGTCGCCGATCCCGTCCGAAGAGCGCGACGCCTTCGACGGCCTGTCGTACTTCGACCCCGATCCGGCCTACCGCGTGGAGGCCTCAGTCACGGCCCACGACGAGCCCGAGCCCGTCTACATGGAGACGACCACCGACGGGGAGATGCGGTATCTCCGGGTGGCGACGCTCGAGTTCGACCTCGAGCGGGACGACCCCGACCTGACGGACGGGACCTACGAACTCGCAGCCTACCAGCTCGAACGGGAGGCAACCGAGCCGCTGTTCGTGCCGTTTCGGGACAAGACGACGGGCCAGCAGAGCTACGAAGGCGGACGGTACATGGAGTTGCAAAGCGACCGCGTGCTCGACGAGGGCGACGAACTGACCCTCGATTTCAACCTCGCCTACACTCCGTTCTGTGCGTACAGCGAGACGTTCGACTGTCCGCTACCGCCCGAGGAGAACTGGCTCGAGGTGGCGATTCCAGCCGGCGAACGCCACGAGTAG
- a CDS encoding CBS domain-containing protein, whose translation MALTDLATADVVTASTDSDVHDLLEMMDDHSVGSVVITEGDEPTGIVTDRMIAMAMRDADSIDDLSAEDLMTDDLVTIEADETHFEAFQTMSDEGIRRVPIVEGGQLTGIVTLDDLLMVVAAELSNASDVIEQQTGTH comes from the coding sequence ATGGCACTTACCGACCTCGCGACGGCTGATGTCGTCACCGCCAGCACAGACTCCGACGTTCACGACCTCCTCGAGATGATGGACGATCACAGCGTCGGGAGCGTCGTCATCACTGAGGGCGACGAACCGACCGGGATCGTCACCGATCGGATGATCGCGATGGCGATGCGCGACGCCGACTCGATCGACGACCTCAGCGCCGAGGATCTCATGACTGACGATCTCGTCACGATCGAGGCCGACGAAACTCACTTCGAGGCGTTCCAGACGATGAGTGACGAGGGAATCCGGCGGGTACCGATCGTCGAGGGCGGTCAGCTAACGGGTATCGTGACGCTCGACGACCTCCTGATGGTCGTCGCCGCGGAGCTTTCGAACGCTTCGGACGTCATCGAACAGCAAACTGGAACGCACTAA
- a CDS encoding Zn-ribbon containing protein gives MPHQCTNCGRTFPDGSKEMLSGCPDCGGNRFQFAPATDEGDGAGTSGETEATSDAGTTGDAVADSAPATNADAPTSTGGQTDRSPSDGSPADVFDEWPETARRPAHRSPPDESGASADGARSADGESAPSEPSTTDDSGMNGFTEPATEKFADAPSSASTQDAPSSEDTAQASARSDVVSNEELPPVEAASDSPPTSGPDAPDDGRVVSEPEDDQPSLDDLREELNQQFESIKIVNPGQYELNLMELYNRDEYIISLQEDGRYVIDVPESWHATDE, from the coding sequence ATGCCACACCAGTGTACCAACTGCGGACGGACGTTTCCCGACGGCTCGAAGGAGATGCTCTCGGGCTGTCCCGACTGTGGCGGAAACCGGTTTCAGTTCGCCCCGGCGACCGACGAGGGTGACGGAGCCGGAACCAGCGGCGAGACCGAAGCGACGAGTGATGCCGGCACAACCGGCGACGCTGTGGCCGACAGTGCGCCGGCGACGAACGCCGACGCGCCGACGTCTACCGGAGGGCAAACCGACCGCTCTCCGTCGGATGGATCGCCTGCAGACGTCTTCGACGAGTGGCCCGAAACCGCCCGCCGGCCGGCCCATCGGTCTCCACCTGACGAGTCTGGCGCGTCCGCAGACGGTGCACGCTCTGCCGACGGCGAATCCGCTCCGAGCGAGCCGTCGACGACGGACGACTCCGGAATGAACGGGTTCACCGAACCGGCGACGGAGAAGTTCGCCGATGCTCCCTCTTCGGCGTCGACCCAGGACGCACCCTCCTCAGAAGACACCGCGCAGGCGAGTGCCCGATCGGACGTCGTCTCGAACGAGGAGCTGCCGCCGGTAGAGGCGGCATCTGACTCCCCACCCACTTCGGGACCCGACGCTCCCGATGACGGGCGCGTGGTCAGCGAGCCCGAAGACGACCAGCCCTCTCTGGACGACCTCCGCGAGGAGTTAAACCAACAGTTCGAGAGCATCAAGATCGTCAACCCGGGCCAGTACGAGCTCAATCTGATGGAGCTGTACAACCGCGACGAGTACATCATCTCCCTGCAAGAAGACGGTCGGTACGTCATCGACGTGCCAGAGTCCTGGCACGCGACCGACGAGTGA
- a CDS encoding extracellular solute-binding protein has translation MRQRDSNQTHTTIGRRPFLAATGASVAGLAGLAGCLGDEFDDTPVVDVEPMETGVDSTAVSWDDLGDLEGEITIYSGRTPDQISAVFEALEDEYDDLSVSVDYDDNEVQVNQILEEDTHPADLMYSQDPGALNELYNNDVLQELPSDVIDAVPGSYQHNESYWTGVTGRTRSIQYNSDRLDETEFDDWDELPTDIMEYATDERLAGIISTRPNSGTFRGFIQAMVELEGEEETRDWVSAMADEQDAQIFEGGSNQANDINRGGDDDPIVGLGNSYYAARILNEDSSAPIRTTYTENDVGCLFSVAGVGVLDQVRDAELVAEFVRHLLAAEGQELMMDDNGEYPVVEGIEYVGPLPDLDEINPPEFDLSDFDMDLQEAGDLIDEEGLGV, from the coding sequence ATGCGACAGCGCGACAGCAATCAGACGCACACAACGATTGGACGCCGACCATTCCTCGCCGCCACCGGGGCCTCCGTGGCAGGCCTCGCGGGACTGGCAGGCTGTCTCGGCGACGAGTTCGACGACACCCCGGTCGTGGACGTCGAGCCGATGGAGACGGGTGTCGACTCGACCGCTGTCTCCTGGGACGACCTGGGCGACCTCGAGGGCGAGATCACGATCTACTCCGGTCGAACGCCGGACCAGATTTCTGCGGTGTTCGAGGCCTTAGAGGACGAGTACGACGACCTCTCCGTGAGCGTCGATTACGACGACAACGAGGTGCAGGTCAACCAGATCTTAGAGGAGGATACCCATCCCGCAGACCTGATGTACTCCCAGGACCCGGGTGCGCTGAACGAGCTTTATAACAACGACGTGCTGCAGGAACTCCCCTCTGACGTCATCGATGCGGTTCCGGGCAGCTACCAGCACAACGAGAGCTACTGGACCGGCGTGACGGGACGGACGCGGTCGATCCAGTACAACAGTGACCGACTCGACGAGACGGAGTTCGACGACTGGGACGAGCTGCCGACGGATATCATGGAGTACGCGACCGACGAGCGCCTGGCAGGAATTATCTCGACTCGCCCCAACTCCGGAACTTTCCGCGGATTCATCCAGGCGATGGTCGAACTCGAAGGCGAGGAGGAGACCCGCGACTGGGTCAGTGCGATGGCCGACGAGCAGGACGCCCAGATCTTCGAAGGTGGGTCCAATCAGGCCAACGATATCAACCGAGGCGGTGACGACGATCCAATCGTCGGGCTCGGAAACAGCTACTACGCCGCCCGCATCCTAAACGAGGATTCGAGTGCGCCGATCCGAACGACGTACACCGAAAACGACGTGGGCTGTCTGTTCAGCGTTGCTGGCGTCGGCGTCTTAGACCAAGTGCGCGACGCCGAACTCGTCGCGGAGTTCGTCCGTCACCTCCTAGCTGCGGAGGGCCAGGAGCTCATGATGGACGACAACGGCGAGTACCCCGTCGTCGAGGGCATCGAATACGTCGGACCGCTGCCTGATCTAGACGAGATCAATCCCCCGGAGTTCGACCTGAGTGACTTCGACATGGACCTCCAGGAAGCCGGTGACCTCATCGATGAGGAGGGACTCGGCGTCTAA
- a CDS encoding methyltransferase domain-containing protein codes for MYLLELGGEDDAFAAYEAESAATGVRRIAPGLAVARGIVPDRVRGLAYVHRASELLGRTDASVSGARALLAAATLDRQGTVAVRAVDVRGSTGVDTQHAERALGQVLVERGFTVDLDDPDHVLRAAFSAGTDSEEGSAASAVSDDGSASVCALGWLAAESVRDFGERAPTDKPFFQPGSMDPLLARAVANVAGARSGRTVLDPMCGTGGVLVEVGLVGADVLGTDAQAKMVDGARKNLSHFLDDDTPSPSGVSRGSWGIARGDATALPLADDAVDAVVFDAPYGRQSKIETHRLSDLVGGALSEARRVASRAVIVADRHWDEPAREAGWEIDAAFERRVHRSLTRYVLVLTE; via the coding sequence GTGTATCTCCTCGAACTCGGCGGCGAGGACGACGCGTTCGCGGCCTACGAGGCCGAAAGCGCCGCGACCGGCGTCCGGCGGATTGCGCCGGGTCTCGCCGTCGCGCGCGGGATCGTCCCTGACCGCGTCCGTGGCTTGGCCTACGTTCACCGCGCGAGCGAGTTGCTCGGACGCACCGACGCCAGCGTCTCCGGCGCTCGCGCGCTGCTCGCTGCGGCCACCCTCGATCGACAGGGTACCGTCGCCGTTCGCGCGGTCGACGTCCGCGGGTCGACGGGGGTCGACACCCAGCATGCCGAGCGCGCGCTGGGTCAGGTGCTCGTCGAGCGCGGCTTCACGGTCGACCTCGACGATCCAGACCACGTCCTCCGGGCGGCGTTTTCGGCCGGAACGGATAGCGAGGAGGGGTCGGCCGCGTCCGCTGTTTCGGACGACGGCTCCGCCTCGGTCTGTGCGCTCGGTTGGCTCGCCGCTGAGAGCGTTCGCGACTTCGGCGAGCGTGCGCCGACTGACAAACCCTTCTTCCAGCCCGGCAGCATGGATCCCCTGCTCGCGCGCGCCGTGGCCAACGTCGCCGGCGCCCGGTCCGGCCGAACCGTCCTCGACCCGATGTGTGGAACTGGCGGCGTGCTCGTCGAGGTCGGCCTCGTCGGGGCGGACGTCCTCGGCACCGACGCACAGGCGAAGATGGTCGACGGGGCCCGGAAAAACCTCTCGCACTTTCTGGACGACGACACACCGTCACCGTCGGGCGTCTCTCGGGGCTCGTGGGGGATCGCCCGCGGCGACGCGACCGCCCTTCCGCTTGCCGACGACGCGGTCGACGCAGTCGTCTTCGACGCACCCTACGGCCGGCAGTCGAAGATCGAAACCCACCGACTCTCCGACCTGGTTGGTGGTGCACTGAGCGAAGCTCGGCGCGTCGCCTCGCGGGCGGTCATCGTCGCCGACCGTCACTGGGATGAACCAGCCCGCGAGGCGGGCTGGGAGATCGACGCCGCATTCGAGCGCCGCGTCCATCGGTCGCTGACGCGGTACGTGCTAGTTCTCACGGAGTAG
- a CDS encoding class I SAM-dependent methyltransferase: protein MSVREEFDAWAAEGRDRGMEQRHWHTAKHALARMPVESGDIVLDLGCGSGYAGRALREAADAGRVYGLDGSPEMTRNAADYTDDDEVGYVVGDFGSLPFATDSIDQIWSMEAFYYAADPHETLAEIARVLRPGGTFYCAVNYYEENVHSHGWQEFITIEMTRWDRGQYREAFREAGLHVAEQDAIPDRETEIPPAEAFPTDDWESREAMVERYRELGTLLTVGVAP, encoded by the coding sequence ATGAGCGTACGCGAGGAGTTCGACGCTTGGGCGGCCGAGGGCCGCGATCGAGGGATGGAGCAACGCCACTGGCACACGGCTAAACACGCGCTCGCGCGGATGCCGGTCGAATCTGGCGACATCGTCCTCGACCTGGGCTGTGGCAGCGGCTACGCCGGACGCGCGCTCCGGGAGGCCGCCGACGCCGGCCGTGTCTACGGACTCGACGGCTCCCCAGAGATGACCCGGAACGCGGCCGACTACACCGACGACGACGAGGTCGGCTACGTCGTCGGCGACTTCGGCTCGCTTCCCTTCGCCACCGACTCCATCGACCAGATCTGGTCGATGGAGGCCTTCTACTACGCGGCTGACCCCCACGAGACCCTCGCCGAGATCGCCCGCGTCTTGCGCCCCGGCGGCACCTTCTACTGTGCGGTCAACTACTACGAAGAGAACGTCCACTCCCACGGCTGGCAGGAGTTCATCACCATCGAGATGACCCGCTGGGACCGCGGGCAGTACCGCGAGGCCTTCCGCGAGGCCGGCCTCCACGTCGCCGAGCAAGACGCGATTCCGGACCGCGAAACCGAGATTCCGCCCGCCGAGGCGTTCCCGACCGACGACTGGGAGAGTCGCGAGGCGATGGTCGAGCGCTACCGCGAGTTGGGCACGCTACTGACCGTCGGCGTCGCGCCGTAG
- a CDS encoding sugar phosphate isomerase/epimerase, translating to MNFALLTVSYSGLWHDGDALTLDEQIRAASDLGFDAVSIETKRPVASPLDFDAADRQRIKRLADDEGIDLCALESVSDFASPIAEERENNLAMMREILRFADDLGIDLVKVFAAWPGVDDESDATGVYADFDVTPHWEQRWPEDARRWNRAVSGIREVADWAADRGITLALQNHAPVLSPGYEDVVEMVADIDRENVEICLDAPLFFERQSDEYVREAVRACGDDLAITHYGAWNFSEKDGEIVQEVSPQFGEQINYEAFVDELEAIGYDGHLVSEYCLPAMAGHELQGRDAIDRGLEISLDYMQDLVTRSEAPLEAE from the coding sequence ATGAACTTCGCACTCCTGACCGTTTCCTACAGCGGTCTCTGGCACGACGGCGACGCACTCACCCTCGACGAGCAGATTCGCGCGGCGAGCGATCTCGGCTTCGACGCCGTCTCGATCGAGACGAAACGCCCGGTTGCCTCCCCGCTGGATTTCGACGCGGCGGACCGCCAGCGCATCAAACGCCTCGCCGACGACGAGGGGATTGATCTCTGTGCCCTCGAGAGCGTTTCCGACTTCGCGAGTCCGATCGCAGAGGAGCGTGAGAATAACCTGGCGATGATGCGCGAGATACTTCGCTTCGCCGACGACCTCGGTATCGACCTGGTCAAGGTGTTTGCGGCCTGGCCCGGTGTCGACGACGAGTCCGACGCGACCGGCGTCTACGCCGATTTCGACGTCACGCCCCACTGGGAGCAGCGCTGGCCCGAAGACGCTCGCCGCTGGAATCGGGCCGTCTCGGGTATTCGCGAGGTCGCCGACTGGGCTGCCGACCGGGGCATTACGCTCGCGCTGCAGAATCACGCGCCTGTACTCTCGCCAGGGTACGAGGACGTCGTCGAGATGGTTGCGGACATCGACCGGGAGAACGTCGAGATCTGTCTCGACGCCCCGCTGTTCTTCGAGCGCCAGAGCGACGAGTACGTCCGCGAGGCCGTCCGCGCCTGCGGGGACGATCTCGCTATAACTCACTACGGCGCCTGGAACTTCTCCGAGAAGGACGGCGAAATCGTCCAGGAGGTCTCCCCCCAGTTCGGCGAGCAGATCAACTACGAGGCGTTCGTCGACGAACTCGAGGCCATCGGTTACGACGGCCACCTCGTCTCGGAGTACTGCCTGCCCGCGATGGCGGGACACGAACTGCAGGGGCGGGACGCGATCGACCGCGGCCTCGAGATCTCTCTCGACTATATGCAGGATCTCGTCACCCGATCTGAAGCGCCACTCGAGGCGGAGTGA